One genomic window of Diospyros lotus cultivar Yz01 chromosome 8, ASM1463336v1, whole genome shotgun sequence includes the following:
- the LOC127808745 gene encoding glucose-1-phosphate adenylyltransferase large subunit 1-like has translation MAMDSCCASMKSNVHPMQASRRDSSFLGEKVRGGLKTKVLGNRLWKSLRAEIKVAKAKPGVLFSVLTSDIDEEIMTFEAPEFDYPKIEPKNVAAIILGGGAGTRLFPLTSKRAKPAVPIGGCYRLIDVPMSNCINSGIRKIFILTQFNSFSLNRHLARTYNFGNGITFGDGFVEVLAATQTPGEAGKRWFQGTADAVRQFIWVFEDAKNKNVENILILSGDHLYRMDYMDFVQKHIDTHADITVSCVPMDDSRASDYGLMKIDKTGRIIQFSEKPKGPALKQMQVDTSILGLSEQDAAQYPYIASMGVYVFRTDVLLKLLRWSYPSCNCFGSEIIPSAVSDHNVQAYLFNDYWEDIGTIKSFFDANLALTEQPPKFDFNDPKTPFFTSPRFLPPTKMENCKIVDAIISHGCFLNKCSIQHSIVGVRSRLESGVELVDTMMMGADYYQTESEIASLLAEGKVPIGVGRNTKIRNCIIDKNAKIGRDVIIANKDGVEEAERLKEGFYIRSGITVVLKNAAIKDGTII, from the exons ATGGCAATGGATTCTTGCTGTGCTTCCATGAAATCCAATGTGCATCCAATGCAAGCTAGCAGAAGGGATTCCAGCTTCTTGGGAGAAAAAGTAAGGGGTGGTCTGAAGACCAAAGTTTTGGGAAATCGGTTATGGAAAAGCCTGCGGGCTGAAATCAAAGTTGCAAAGGCTAAACCTGGAGTACTTTTCTCTGTTCTTACATCAGATATTGATGAAGAGATTATG ACATTTGAGGCACCTGAATTTGATTATCCAAAGATAGAGCCAAAGAATGTGGCAGCCATCATATTGGGTGGAGGTGCCGGGACTCGTCTTTTTCCACTTACTAGCAAAAGAGCTAAGCCAGCT GTTCCAATTGGAGGTTGTTACAGGCTAATTGATGTGCCTATGAGTAATTGCATCAACAGTGGCATACGAAAGATTTTCATCCTCACTCAGTTCAATTCCTTTTCCCTCAATCGACACCTTGCTCGCACTTATAACTTTGGGAATGGCATAACTTTTGGGGATGGTTTTGTTGAG GTTTTGGCTGCCACTCAAACACCAGGAGAGGCAGGAAAGAGGTGGTTCCAGGGAACTGCTGATGCTGTGCGACAATTCATATGGGTATTTGAG GATGCCAAGAACAAGAACGTGGAGAATATATTGATATTGTCCGGTGATCATCTATATAGGATGGATTATATGGATTTTGTGCAG AAGCATATTGACACGCATGCTGATATCACAGTTTCATGTGTCCCGATGGATGATAG CCGAGCTTCAGATTATGGATTGATGAAAATTGACAAGACAGGGCGTATAATCCAATTCTCTGAGAAACCAAAGGGCCCTGCACTGAAGCAAATG CAAGTTGACACCTCTATTCTTGGACTTTCCGAGCAAGATGCTGCACAATATCCCTACATTGCATCTATGGGTGTGTACGTATTTAGAACCGATGTCCTATTAAAGCTTCTGCGATGGAGCTACCCTTCATGCAATTGCTTTGGCTCTGAAATCATTCCTTCTGCTGTCTCCGATCATAATGTCCAG GCATATCTATTCAATGACTATTGGGAGGACATCGGGACAATAAAGTCATTCTTTGATGCTAACTTGGCCCTCACTGAACAG CCTCCAAAGTTCGACTTTAATGACCCAAAGACGCCTTTCTTCACGTCTCCTAGATTCTTGCCACCAACCAAAATGGAAAACTGCAAG ATCGTTGATGCCATTATCTCACATGGATGCTTCTTGAACAAATGTAGCATCCAACACTCAATTGTGGGTGTTCGTTCACGCTTGGAGAGTGGTGTGGAGCTTGTG GATACTATGATGATGGGTGCAGACTACTATCAAACTGAATCTGAAATTGCATCTCTGCTAGCCGAGGGAAAGGTTCCCATCGGTGTTGGACGGAATACCAAGATTAG aaattgcatAATTGACAAGAATGCCAAGATAGGAAGAGATGTGATCATTGCAAATAAAGAT GGTGTTGAAGAAGCAGAGAGACTGAAAGAAGGTTTCTACATTCGATCCGGGATCACAGTAGTACTGAAGAATGCAGCTATCAAAGATGGAACGATTATATGA